A region of the Cyanobium usitatum str. Tous genome:
AATGCAGCCACACCGAAAATCAGCGGGCCGATCAGTTCCGCTAGGAGCCAGCGATCCAGCAGGGGTAGGTGGCGCCAAGGGGTCAGCAGCTGCTGGCGTGCGCGGTGTGACCAACTCATAGCCGGAAGGATTCTCCGAGATAGTGGCGGCGCACCAGAGGATCGGAACCAACCTGTTGGGAGCTGCCGGAAGCCAAAATCGATCCCTCAGAAAGGATGTAGGCCCGATCGGTGATCGCCAGGGTTTCACGCACGTTGTGGTCTGTGATCAGCAGGCCCATGCCCCGCCCCTTGAGCTGGTGGATCAACTGCTGCAAATCCGACACCGCGATTGGGTCTACTCCCGCAAAGGGTTCATCCAGCAGCAGATAGCGGGGACCCTCCACACCCACAGCCAATGCTCTGGCAACTTCACAACGCCGCCGCTCACCCCCGGACAATTGATACCCCTTGCGGTTTTGAAACTCGCTGAGGTGAAAATCCTCGATTAAGCCATTGAGGCGTTGGCGCCTCAGCTCCATTGGCGTGGCACTTTCCTGTAGGGCAAGGCTCAGGTTGTCACGCACACTTAGTTGACGAAACACACTGGGCTCCTGGGGCAGGTAGCCGATGCCTAGGCGGGCCCGTTGGGGCATGGGCAGCTTTTCGATTGCCAGGCCATCCATCACCACCTGGCCGGAGTCAGGGCGCAACAAGCCAGTCACCAAACCAAAGGTGGTGGTTTTGCCCGCGCCGTTGGGGCCAAGCAAGCCAACTACCTCACCTGGCTCCAGCTGCAGCGACACGTGGTTTACCAGTAGTCGTCCGCCGATGGCCAGAGCCACATTGACGAGCTCCAAGCTCATGGCGTTAGACCTTGCTTTGGTCTTGGCGCATTCATTCGGTAGTGAGTTATCACTTGTTGACCAGGGGTCGGCTCAGCCACGATTCGCTCCCGCTCCACCAGGTACACCAGCCGTTCAGCCCGA
Encoded here:
- the lptB gene encoding LPS export ABC transporter ATP-binding protein, translating into MSLELVNVALAIGGRLLVNHVSLQLEPGEVVGLLGPNGAGKTTTFGLVTGLLRPDSGQVVMDGLAIEKLPMPQRARLGIGYLPQEPSVFRQLSVRDNLSLALQESATPMELRRQRLNGLIEDFHLSEFQNRKGYQLSGGERRRCEVARALAVGVEGPRYLLLDEPFAGVDPIAVSDLQQLIHQLKGRGMGLLITDHNVRETLAITDRAYILSEGSILASGSSQQVGSDPLVRRHYLGESFRL